The Elgaria multicarinata webbii isolate HBS135686 ecotype San Diego chromosome 7, rElgMul1.1.pri, whole genome shotgun sequence nucleotide sequence GAAATGAGGTTCCTTTTGGTGGTTCCAGGCACAGTGGGCTTAGAAGGCAGACATGTAATGGGATGAGAGTAAAACCCTGGTTCACAAGAATACTGAGATATGTgaatggctgggggggggggggcgtgattggaaaaaaatcagaaaaataaaCTATTTCCCCTAAATTACAgcatactgttagagcagtacaacaatggaaaccaatgacctaaggaggtagtgggctctctcacactagaggtattcaagaggcagctggacaaccatctgtcaggtaggctttcaggtggattcatgcattgagcagggggttggactcaatggccttataggttccttccaactctactattctgtgattctccatttctctcccttcctcttgcTTCCAACCAAGTGGGATGCTAAGGAAAGGACAGAGAATTTTACAAGAGGTCTGAACTTATCACATGCAGGGAAGGTTGgaaaacatttctttatttttattatatatttgtggcatttgtataccactgaatACAGTCAAATCcttcagtggttcacaatattaaaatacagttagATAAAACCttaaaagcacaacattaaaatggctacaataatagggtgaccatatgaaaaggaggaccaggctcctgtatctttaacagttgtattgtaaagggaatttcagcaggtgtcatttgtatatatgaggaaactggtgaaatttcctcttcatcacaacagttaaagctgcaggtgccctgccctcttttaaatctggtcactcttgtatagctcctgcagctttagctgttgtgatgaagagggaatttcaccaggttctccatatgacatctgctgaaattcccttttctatgcaactgttaaaaatacagcagccctgttctccttttcatatggtcatcctatacaATAACACTATTTAAGGAGTGGCATGATTATTTACTTTACCACCCAGGGAATGGCTGGGTGAAGAGGTGCTTTTTAGGAAGtgtttgaaagatgccacattttctgccttccaAACTGCAACGGAGGGAGTGTTTGTCATTGTGACGTTCCTTTCATTTTGCAATGACCAGCAAGGCTGAGGAGAAAATGAAATTTGGACAAAGGATGTACGTGGCCCTAGGGCTGtaggttgcccaaccctgctctatGATAGtcaagggccatttctacacctgccttttttttccagggatcatcccaggatcatccctgtgcatgtaattGATAAACAGGGggccctgggagcaggcaggaaagatccctccattttcctgggataatccttaggtgtaaaaagggacAAGGTTTCATATaggagatcccaggataaatACCCAGCAACTCTAGCTAAAGGGTCttatgccatagaatcatagaacagtagagttggaaggggcctacaagaccatcgagtccaaccccctgcaatgTGCAAAGGTACTTCTTGTGATGGGAGGCTCTGTCTGGGCCTGGGCAAGAGGCTGCCTGGAGGActgggtgctgctgttgcagctTATGAGAGGCTagcagaagggggaaaggagggggctgcCAGGAGGGAAGATGTTGGGGCTGAGAAGTGCTTCTGCTAAATCCCCTCTTTACCCAAGCTGGAGAGGAGAGGCAAGAATGGCTCTATATGCCTGTCCCACCTCTATGGCTCCGAGAGGCAGGATTTTCTGGCCAGATGACCCACGCTCCTTCCTGCCCTGTCTAGATTTATCAGCTTAGCCCTGCAGCAGTGACGCTGTGGGCTTTTGAGTTGATCCCTTTCCAACGGAGGGTCATATCGATACCACCATGATGCCTTTGCACTACCCCTCCTCTGGGATGTGAGGCATCCCAGGGTCTTTGGCCCCACTCCTTGCTCCACCAGGAAGTATACGGCTGATGTAGGTTAGCACCAAATGAGATGGTTACTCCATCCTTGGGTCCCCTGTCTTCTGAAATATTTCGCCAAGTGCTCACCCACACCCTCATCTGTCGTTGCTACTTCTATTTAGAGAAAACGGGACGTTTCTCCCAACCCCTGAGAAATGCAACAAGAAAACAGAGCTACTGGGTTGGGTGAACTGGTGACAATAAATGTGGACAAAACAAGATTaatcataaaatatatttttaaattatttattttttcaattatttaaacatgccagcacacacacacacaccttaggaACAAATACACACTTTATATCAAATCAGTAAAAATACAATGTTGTGGTGTTATGAAAACCTATCTTTACCTAAAAATAACCATTCCAAATACCAAACGCATTTCGACCTGTGGTCTCCCTTAGTGGTAAAATAAACACTCACATCTATACAGACATATTGTGTACAATACATAAAGCACAATTAGCAGTAGGGCAAAGACCCTCTAGCCTAACACATCACCTTGCGTGAGAAAGGTCTCCACCCTctccaatcacacacacacacacacacacacacacacgtattgaCATGCAACTTGTTTACTTCTAGATTGATGATATAAAGTTCACAATAAACATGGACACTCTTACACATAAGTTATATGatttatagatagatatatagGTATACCCAAGCTATGCAACTCACTGATAGAGAGATGGAGATAAGAGCTAGAGAGCTAGATTGGTCTAGGAGGACCTTATAGCTCAACATGATCTAACCTGGTCACCACATGCATTGcattcctctctcccttcccatttCTTTGTAATTAACATCAGTTTTTGATGTTGTTTATGAAATTTACATTTTTACAGAATAaaattacaatttaaaaccaacaacaacagcagcagcagcagcagcaacaacgacATAACAACATATTGGCCACTTCTGTCTTCTGTCCATGAAGGGTTATCATGCCTTGGTTGTACTTGTGGTATACTGGTCTTCTACACTGTCTTGCTCATCCCTGAAAACTCTCTGGAAGGCTGCCTTCATGGACACCCTGGGCTGGCCCTTCTTCTGTCTTCTCCCAATGAAGAAATATATCAGTGGGTTGATGCTACTGTTCAGAGAGGCACAGACAAAACCAGTTACCATGAGGCTGTGATGTGGAGCGTAAAAAGAGTGAATTACATAGAGAGCATTCATTggaaaggcaaaaaggaggaagaagaggactgCCAGCAAGATGGCCATGACAAGCATTCCCTGCTGGCGTTGTTTTGATTTACAGCAGACGTGGATGAATAAGGTCAGTGTGGAGATGAGCATGAGAGGCATGCAAAGCAGAGCATTCACTATAAGCTGAAAACATAGTGGGGCATTTCCAAAGCTCCCAGTCATTTGGAGAGTGAAGTGAATTCCAGAGAGCAGGAAGGAGAGGATCCATATCAGAGAACACACAATGGTGGATAAGCGTGGTGGCCGGTGGCATCGATGCCAAAGTGGGAAGAGGACAGCCACACACCTGTCGATGCTGATGGCGGCCAGGAGAAATTGACCAGTAGAATACATGAAGAAAAAGAGTTCAAGAAATAATagaaaaaacacagagagaacatAATTTCTATTATACAGATCTGCCACAATCCTAAATGTAGAGGTAGCGAGGAGTGAGATGAGCACACCGAAGTCAGCAATGGAGAGGTTCAAGATGTAGGTGGTGAAAGGATTCCTCTTCATGAGGAAGCCAAGAAGCCAAATGAGAAATCCATTTCCCACCAGCCCCAACAAGCAAGTCAATACAATGAAGCTGTTGATAAGATGCTGTGATAAATTACTGAGGGGAAGCTCATTTGTGATGTTAATTGGATCTCCAATTCCAGCACTCCCATTGATGCTAGGATAAGCAGATTTAAAGTCTCCAGAAGAACTAATGTTATCGTCACCCATATCTGGTACCAGGGTAGGATGCATGTTATAGCTGATGTATTCATAAAAAGACCTGTTAAAGAAAGAGACAAAAGGAGAAAGAACTGCTCTTATGGATCTAGCTAAACAATATGGCTACAGTCTTATTCCCCAAGTTATACTGCTTCCTGTACAACTTGTTGGCAGATACTTATGATATAAACATTTGATAAATAACATTCACCTTCTAACATTTTGAGGACATTAGGTTGAAAACCCATTTGTATCACTTTCAAAATTTCACTTTGCACTGCTGTCCGCTATCCCCTGCTATACCTGTAGTTGGGCATAATCATTTCCTATCATTTCATGGGCATTCCAGTAGCTTGCGTTAGCTTGGGAGACCATTGGCTAGACTACTTGGAAggtggactgctggcaagggatgggttgcacctaaCAGGGGCTGGGAAGattgtgtttggccacagcatgaagaattccatcaggagggctttaaactgagggccttgctagacctacctgataatccggtggggagtcggggcgaggccgcactgcagctagtgcGAGCCGTCGCCACTAGCTAGACATCagatgcgacggggaaaggaaagtcccgtcgcgtcggccattttttaa carries:
- the LOC134401994 gene encoding mas-related G-protein coupled receptor member H-like, translating into MGDDNISSSGDFKSAYPSINGSAGIGDPINITNELPLSNLSQHLINSFIVLTCLLGLVGNGFLIWLLGFLMKRNPFTTYILNLSIADFGVLISLLATSTFRIVADLYNRNYVLSVFFLLFLELFFFMYSTGQFLLAAISIDRCVAVLFPLWHRCHRPPRLSTIVCSLIWILSFLLSGIHFTLQMTGSFGNAPLCFQLIVNALLCMPLMLISTLTLFIHVCCKSKQRQQGMLVMAILLAVLFFLLFAFPMNALYVIHSFYAPHHSLMVTGFVCASLNSSINPLIYFFIGRRQKKGQPRVSMKAAFQRVFRDEQDSVEDQYTTSTTKA